GCGGAGGCAAGGCGTTTGCGCCCATGACCGGCAAGCAATACGAAGTGGGGGTCAAGTACCAGCCGAATGATACGACCTTGCTCACGGCCTCGGTGTTTGAGATCAAGCAGCAAAACGTCCTGACCGGCGACCTGGAGTATCTGGAGTATCAAGTCCAGGAAGGCGAGGTCAGCTCGCGGGGGATAGAGCTGGAGGGCAAAAGCCGCTTGGGCGATATTGACCTGATTGCCTCGCTGTCTTACCTGGACGTGTTCTACAGCAAATCCAACTACGGCAACGAAGGCAACCGCAGTGAGGCACAAGCACCGTGGGCAGCCAGTGTGTGGGCGGACTATCACTTCACTGCGCAAGCGCTGAAGGGCGTGACCCTCGGTGGCGGTGCGCGTTACACGGGCAAAAACTTCGGCGACTCGGCCAACACCTTCAAGACCCCGTCATTTGTCGTGTACGACGCCACGCTCAGCTACGACCTGGCAGCCCTGGACCCGAGCTTCAAAGGGGTCAGTACCCAACTGAACGTGCAGAACCTGTTTGATCGCGAGTACGTGTCCTCGTGCAACTACAGCTTTGGCTGTTATTACGGGCAGCAAAGAACGGCAGCGCTGGAAGTCAAATACGATTGGTGATGCCACTGCAATCGACCCGTAGCCGCTGAGGAGCGAAGCGAGGCTGCGACCGGTCGCGAAGCGATCGCAAATGCAGACGCCTCAATGTATCTGATACATCGAGGCGTCTGCATCGCAGCCTTCGTTCCTCGGCAGCGGCTACAGGCCGAGGTTTTTTTCAGCGTCGCAGTTTCAGAGCGCTGGCCAGGCTGATGGCCAGCGGCAGGCGCGGTAGCAACGTGGCCTGGTACGCATGGTAAAGGTCCGGCTTGCCGGGCCATATCTTTTGCGTAGGCTGGTTGTCGACCCCCAGCTCGTGGTGCCAGCTGCCGTGCTGGCGGTCGATCATGTACAGGTCGATATAGTCCCAGAACTGTTGATACCAGACTTCGTACTCATGCTCTTCGGTGCGCTGCAATAACGCCGCCGCAGCAGCAGACGCTTCGGCCAGGGTCCAGTGCAGGCGCTCGCGCACCACGGGCTGGTTGTTCCAGTCCAGGGTGTAGACGATGCCGCTGTTGCCATCGACATTCCAGCCATGCTGGCACGCGCTGCGAAACAGTTGGCGGGCGTCTTCGAGCAGCCACTCGGGTGCCGGCAGGCCACGCTGTTTGCGCGCAGCTTCAAGGTGCAGCAACAGGCGCGCCCATTCAAAGGCGTGGCCCGGGGTTTTGCCAAACGGGCGGAAACCGTCCGCCGGGTTGTCCTGGTTGTAGTCGGGCAGCGGCTGCCACCGGGCATCGAAATGCTCGATCGGCAGGTAGTGCGATTGTGCGGCGTGCTGGTGAATCACTCGCTCGGCGATGCGCAGGGCGCGGTTGAGCCACAGGTCCTGGTCGAGGACATCGGCCAGGGCCAGAAAGGCTTCAGTGCCATGCATGTTGCTGTTGGCTCCGCGATAGGCCTCGCAGTCACTCCAGTCACCGGCAAAACTTTCCAGCAGGGCGCCTTCAGGCTCCGACCAGAAGTGCTCTTCGAGGACTTGCACCGCATCACTGAGCAATTGATCGGCGCCACCACGACCGGCAACGGCTGCGGAACTGGCAGCCAGGGCCACGAAGGCATGCAGATAGGCTTCTTTGCGGGTATTGCCGTCCTGCCCATGGGCGCTGGCAAACCAGCCACCGTGGCTGGCATCACGCAAGGGCCCGGCCAGTGCGGCCAGGCCGTGGTCGATCAGCGGGGTGCAGCCCGGCAGGCCCTGAATATGGGCAAGCGCAAAACTGTGCACCATGCGCGCCGTGGTCACGGTGTTCGCCGGGGCATCGTCCGGGCGGCGGCCAAAACAGTCCAGCTGGGCGAACCCGTCGGGCACGCGTGCGGCCTTGGCAAAGTCGACCAGCGCCTGGCCCTGATCCCGCAGCCACTGCTGATGGGGTAAGGATGTGAGCCAGCTGTCGCTGGTGCGGGTGAGATCGGTCATTGGCCACCTGTGGTGTTCTTGTCGTTATTCAACGTTCGCAGCCTAAGGGATTGCTCTTGAAGTGAATAGCTGAAAGGTTTCATCCTTGCGCCGCTCAGGCATTCAGATGAACCACCTGCGGGGTGCGGGTCATGACTACCTGGCCGCCGCGCACCGACAGCAACGGTTTGGCCTGCAGGCGTACGGCTTCAAAATCGCTGGTGGCCTCCAGCACCACCAGACTGGCCGGGCGGCCTACAGCCAGGCCGTAGCGATCCCCAAGATTCAGGGTGCGGGCGCTGTTGTCGGTGACCAGGTCAAGGCAGCGCTGCAGGTCTTCAAACCCCAGCATGTGGCAGATGTGCAGCCCGGCATCCAGCACACGCAAAATGGCGCCATTACCCAGTGGGTACCAAGGGTCCATGATTGAGTCCTGGCCGAAGCAGACATTCATCCCGGCGCGATCCAGCTCGGCCACACGGGTCACGCCCCGGCGCTTGGGGAAGCTGTCGAAGCGCCCTTGCAGGTGAATGCTTTCGGTGGGGCACGAGACAAAATTGATCCCCGACTGCTTGAGCAACCGGAACAGTTTGGAGCAATAGGCGTTGTCGTAGGAGCCCATGGCGGTGGTGTGACTGGCGGTTACCCGGCTGCCCATGCCGCGCACCCTGGCCTGTTCGGCCAGGACCTCGAGAAAGCGTGAATGAGGGTCGTCGGTTTCATCGCAATGCACATCCACCAGACAGCCATGTTTCTCAGCCAGGTCCATCAGGAAGTGGATCGAGCTGACACCCTGTTCGCGGGTGTTTTCAAAGTGCGGAATGCCGCCCACCACGTCTGCGCCCATGGCCACGGCACGCTCCATCAGGGCCCGGCCATCGGCATAGGACTCGATGCCTTCCTGGGGGAAGGCCACGATCTGCAAATCGATCAGGTGGCTGGCTTCTTCGCGCACTTGCAGCATGGCTTGCAGAGCAACCAGCGACGGATCGGTCACGTCGACGTGGGTGCGCACGTGTTGAATGCCGTGCTCGGCCAGCATGCGGAGGGTGGCATGGGCCCGCTGCCGGGTGTCTTCAAGGGTGATGGTCTGCTTGCGCTGGCTCCAGCGCTCGATGCCCTCAAACAGGGTGCCGCTCATGTTCCACTCGGGTTGCCCGGCGGTCAGGGTTGCGTCCAGGTGAATATGGGGTTCGACCAGCGGCGGGATCACCAGCCAGCCCCGGGCGTCAAGGTCCCGTGCGCCCGGGGTCAGGCTTGCGGTTTGTGGAGTGATCGCGGTGAAAACCCGGTTTTCCCAGCTCAGGGTGTGCAGGCCATCCATGTGACGCAGTCGGGCATTGATCAGGTTCATGGTGGGTCCTTGTGGTGAAGGCGCGCAGCGGCCTGAGAAAATGTAGCTCAATGTCGCCGGCAGCGGCAGGGGGCCGGGGCTTAAATCTCCGGCACCCAGCCCTGGGACCAGTCACTGTCATGCCTGACCACGTCGCGCAGCAATTCAATGCCTTGTTGCAGGGCGGCACTGTCGCGCTCGCGGGAATACACCAGATAGGTCGGGTAGCTGAATTCGGGGGCTTTGGGCACCCGCTCCAGGGCTCCGCTGTCCAGGTAGCTCTGTACCACCCGGGTGCGGAAGTAGCCGCTGCCACCGTTTTGCAGAATGAAATGCAGGGCGACGGGGCCCAGGTTGAAGCTGATGGCGGCCCGGGCCTTGTCGGGGAGGGCGGCGTCATGCTGACGGCGAAAGTCGTCGCCCCAGTCAACGTAAACATAGGGATCGGGCAGGTCGGGGCGGCGAATCTGGATCAGTTTTTCTTCCAGCAACTGCTCGACCTGCACGCCGGGCCAATAGGCCGGCTGATAGACCAGCACGGCGTCCAGCAGGCCCATTTCGAGCTGGCGCAACAACCACTCGCAATCGCGGATCTGCACCCGCAGGGCATGGGTGGTGAGGTGCTGGCGCAGGGCCTTGGCCCAACTGAGGATCAGCGGGTTGCACAGGCTGACTTCGCCACCGATGTGCAGCATCTGGTGCAGCCCTTCAGGGCGTGGCAGATCACGGCGGGCGGCTTCCCAGGTTTGCAGCAGTTGATTGGCGTACACCACAAAGGCTTCACCCTCGGGTGTCAGCCTGGCGCCAGCGCGGTTGCGGATAAACAGGGTCACGCCCAACAGGCTTTCGAGCTTGTGCACCCGCGCGGTCACGGCCGTCTGGGTTACATGCAGCTTTTCGGCTGCGCCGACAAGGCTGCCGTAGCGAACGATTTCGAGGAAGGTGCGGGCCAGGTCGAGGTCCATAAACGCGCCAGTCAGCAAGGGGCGTTCAGTGTAAGGGAGAACAGGCGGTTACTCACCCCAATCCTGTGCGGGAACGGCCAGGGCCGCTCCCGCACTTCAGATCAGAAGGTGTATTTGGAAGTCAGCATCAAACTGCGTGGCTCGCCGTAGTAAGTGGTGTTGAAGTTGCCCAGGCCCGAGAGGTACTTTTTGTCGAACACGTTGTTGGCGTTGAGGTTGAACGTCAGGTGTTCGTTGTATTCGTAGCGGGTCATCAGGTTGACCAGCGCGTAGCTCTGTTGCTCGATGAAGTCGGAGTCGCCTTTTGCATCGTTGTAGATCTTGCCGTAGAACGGGCTTTGCCAGTTCACGCCACCGCCCACGGTCACCTTGTTCATCACGCCCGGCAGGCGATACGTGGTGAACACCCGCGCCACGTTTTCCGGCTTGGTGGTTTCAAGCGGGTAGCCATACACGCGCTTGCCATCTTCGGACCTTGTTTTGGCGTAGGTGTAACCGGCCATAAGGTTCCAGTCCGGCATCAGCTCACCGGCCAGTTCCAGTTCAATACCGTTGGTGGTTGCCCCGTCGAGGGACTCGTAGATGCCCAGGTTGGTGTTCACATCAGTGCCTGTTTGTATCGGCACATTTTTTTGCTCAGTCCGGAACACGGCTGCACTGGCATTCAAACGGCCATCGAAGTACTCACCCTTCAAGCCGATTTCGTAGCTGTTCCCTTCAGTTGGTGCCAGGGTGGTCCCGGAGCTGCTCTGCTCGGTGACGGGCTTGTAGATCGAGGTGTAGCTGCCGTAGACCGAGTAAGTATCGTTGATGTCATACACCACCCCTGCGTAGGGCGTGACCTTGCCGTGCTGTTTGGAAGTCGTTTTGTTGTCCTGGAAAGTACTGGTCTGTTGGTAGTACGTGTAGGTGCTGTTGTACTGGAAGTCGCTCACGCGGCTGCCGAGGATGATCGACCAGTCGTCTGCCGGCTTGAAACGCGCGGCGATGTAAGCGCTGTTCTGGTTCTGGTTGGTTTCATACTTGCCGTTTTTCGGGAAATCGGGCTGCGGGTATTTGCCGTTCCAGTCAAAGATGCTGCTGTTCAGTTTGCGGTACTCGCTGCCGTCAAAGGTCGCGCCGGTTTGCCGGGAGGACTGAGAGGTCGCACCCACCACCAGTTCATGTTCGCGGCCGAACAGGGTGAACGGGCCGGTGGCATTGAGATCGAAGGTGTTCTGTACGCGATGGCCTTCCCACTTGCCCCAGTAGAAGAACATGCCGTCACCGGTGACCGGGTTCGGCTTGCCGCCGCTGGCCGAGCCCAACAGGGTGTCGTGATCGTTGGTTTGCTGGGTCAGGGTGCCTTTGACTTTCCAGTCGTTGGCAAAGCGGTGCTCCAGGGCGGCAAAGGTCGACTGGATCTGAACATCGCGACGGCTCCAGTCGGTAGCCGGGTTGAACGAGCGACTGAAGTCGGTCTTGGTGTAGTCGGAGAAGTAGTAAGGGTTACCCGTCCAGGACGAGCCACGAGGCTTGATGTTCTGGTAGTCCATGCCGAAGGTAAACAGGGTGTCCGGTGTCAGATCCGCTTCGATGATGCCGTAGAACACATCATTCTTTTTCGAGTAGTGATCGCGGTACGAATCGGCGTCCTGATACACCCCCACAAAGCGGCCGCGCACGCTGCCATCGTCATTCAGCGGCCCGGAAATATCGCCTTCGGTGCGGTAGTTGTCCCACGAGCCTGCGCTGGCAGTGACCGAAGCCTTGAATTCGCGTGTCGGCTTTTTGCGGATCAGGTTGACCGTGGCCGAAGGCTCGCCCGAACCGGACAGCAGGCCGGTGGCGCCCTTGACGATATCAACCCGGTCATACAGGGCCATGTCGACCTTGGTGGCACCTTCGTCGAAAACCCCGTCATACAAGGTGTTAACGCCGTCGTACTGGAAGTTGGTGATGGCATAGCCGCGGGCCGAGTATTCCATGCGGTCGCTGTCGTAGGCCTGAGTGGAAATGCCCGGCGCGTTGCGCAGCACATCGCCGATGCTTTGGGCCGCCTGGTCGTCCATCAGCTGACGGGTGATCACGGTCACGGTTTGCGGGGTTTCGCGGATCGACAGTGGCAATTTGGTCGAGCTGTTGCTGGCGCCAGTGGTGTAGGAATGTGTGTCTTCGGTGGTCAGCGAGGTGCCCATCCCTTGGCCAGAGATATTGGTCGCACCCAGCTCCAGGCCTTGGCCCTGGTGTGCGCTCAAAATTACCGTGTCGCCATTGAGTTGATACGAAATGCCGCTGCCTTGAAGCAGGGATTCCAGTGCCTTGACCGGCTCCAGAGAACCCAAGACGGAACGCGATTTGATGCCTTGAACCTGATCCGGGCTATACAGGATCTGCAGGTTGGCTTGCTTGCCCAGTTCATTCAATGCACTGGCCAGCGACTGTGCCGGAATATTCAAGGCCACCGCAGCTGCCTGGGCCATGGTCGAACCCAGCAGGACCGAGGCCACAAAGGCGCTGGTCAACAAGGTGCGGCGAACAGTTTGACGCTGGGTGGCGATCGAAAGAGGGGTCCGGTTCAGGTTGGGTCGTTGCATTGCGTGCCTAGGCTCCGAGATGAAATTTCTTTTTTGTTAATGGGAATAGTTATTAGACGCAGCGCGATTGAGAAACCAGAAACAAGTTTCTGGAAAAACCGGATTTAATGTTCTGATCGATTCCCCTGGCCTTTTATGTCAGGGAATTGTTCTGCTGGTAGAACGCTGAGTGCTAAAAAACCTGTCTAGTCGTATCGGTGTGTCGAATCTAAACTGGTCACCATGATTTACAGGAGGTGCAACATGAAAAAGATTCTTGGTGTTTACACCGCTCCCCGTCCCCATTGGGTTGGCGATGGCTTTCCGGTTCGCACGCTGTTTTCCTACGACAGCATGGGCAAACACATCAGCCCGTTCCTGTTGCTCGATTACGCCGGGCCAGCCGAGTTCTCGCCAACTACAGAGCGTCGGGGCGTAGGGCAGCACCCGCATCGTGGTTTTGAAACGGTGACCATCGTCTACAAGGGCGAAGTCGAGCACCGCGACTCCACCGGCAACGGCGGGGTGATAGGGCCTGGCGATGTGCAGTGGATGACCGCTGCGTCGGGGATCCTGCACGAGGAGTTTCACTCCGAAGCGTTTGCCCGCAGTGGCGGCCCGCTGGAAATGGTTCAGTTGTGGGTCAACCTGCCGGCCAGGGACAAAATGTCCGCACCGGGTTATCAGGGCATTGTGGATCGGGACATTCCTGATCTGGCGCTAAAGGACGATGCAGGTCGTTTGCGCCTGATTGCCGGTGAGTTCGATGGAAAACGCGGTCCGGCGCGGACCTTTACCGATATCGACGTGTGGGATATCCGCTTGAACGCGGGCAAGGCCGCCACGTTCGACGTGCATCAGGGCCGTAACACGGCGCTGGTGGTGTTGCACGGTGCGGTTGAGGTCAACGGTCAGGAAGTGGTGCGTGAAGGGCAGTTGGCGCTGTTCGAGCGTGACGGTTCTCACGTCCGGCTTGAGGCCAATAACGATGCAGTGCTGCTAATCCTGAGTGGCGAGCCGATAGACGAACCGATCGTGGGGCATGGCCCGTTTGTAATGAATACGGATGCCGAAATACAACAGGCATTTGTTGACTTCCAGTCGGGCAAGTTTGGCCGGATGCCTGCTTGATCTACGCATAACCCGTAGCAGCTGCCGAAGGAACGAGGCTGCTGCTACGGGGACGAGGAATGGGATTTCAAACCCGTTCGAAAATCACCGCTATGCCCTGGCCTCCGCCAATGCACATGGTTGCCAGGGCGTAGCGGCCCTTGATCCGGTGCAGTTCGTGGATGGCCTTGGTGGCGATGATCGCGCCGGTGGCGCCAACCGGATGCCCCAGGGCGATCCCCGAGCCATTGGGGTTGACCTTGGCCGGATCCATGCCCAACTCCTGCATCACGGCGCAGGCCTGGGCGGCGAAGGCGATATTGGCTTCGATAACGTCCATGTCCTCGATCTTCAGCCCCGCCCGTTTGAGCGCCAGCCTGGTCGCCGGAATCGGCCCCAGGCCCATCAGCTCAGGTTCAACTCCGGCATGGGCGTAGGCCACCAGCCGGGCCATCGGCGCCAGATTGCCCGCCTGTACCGCAGCGCCACTGGCCAATACCAGTGCCGCTGCACCGTCATTGAGCCCCGATGCATTACCCGCGGTCACACTGCCGTCTTTCTTGAAGGCTGGTTTCATCTGCGCCAGCTGTTCAAGGGTTGTGGCCCTCGGGTGTTCATCCTGACTGAACAACACGGTGCCCTTGCGGCTGCGTACCTCGACAGCGGCGATCTGGCTGTCGAAGTAGCCTTGGGCGATGGCCCGCGCTGCGCGCTGCTGGTCTTCAAGCGCCAGCGCATCCTGGGTCTGGCGGCTGATGTTGTTGCGCTGGGCGATGTTCTCGGCGGTGATGCCCATATGAATGCCGTGGAACGGGTCATGCAGAATGCCAAGCATGTAATCGAGCATCGGCGTATCCCCCATGCGCGCACCCCAGCGGGCGGCAGGCAGCAGGTACGGGCCACGACTCATGGCTTCGGCCCCGGCGCCAATGGCGAACTCGGCATCGCCAAGCATCAGGGTGTGGGCAGCTGAAATAATCGCCTGCAAACCGGAGCCGCACAGGCGATTGACGTTATAGGCCGGCGTTTCCTTGGGGATCCCGGCATTGATCGCGGCGACTCGCGCCAGATAGGCATCCTGGGGCTCGGTCGGGATCACGTTGCCCATCACCACGTGGCCGATGCGCTCGGGCTCGACCTGGCTGTTCAGCAACGCCGCTTTTATGGCGGTGGTGGCCAGGTCGCCCAGAGGCACGTCCTTGAGTGCGCCACCAAAGGTGCCGATGGCCGTGCGCTGGGCGCTGAGGATGAAAATTTCAGAAGCTTGCATGGCGGATCCTTGTTGTTTTATTGGGCCAAATGCGCTGGATTATTTCACTGGGTGACGAAGTCGGGAGTCGTCCGTTTGAGGGGCCTGAGTGTCGACCTGACCATCCAGAAGGGTCATGAAGGCATGGGCGGCATTGGACAGGGTTCGCTCCGTATGCACGATATAACCCAGTTGGCGGGTCAACTGGATGCCGGGCAGGGCAATCGATGCTACTTGCTCATCGAGCATGGTGCGCGGCAGTACGCTCCAGGCCAGACCGATGGACACCATCATTTTGATGGTCTCCAGGTAGTTGGTGCTCATGGCGATATTGGGCGTAAGGCCCTGGGCTTCAAACAGGCGATGGACAATATGGTGGGTGAAGGTATTGCCGCCGGGGAACACCGCCGGATGGCGCGCAATGTCAGCCATGCTGACCGCCTTTTGCCGGGTCAGGCTGTGCTCCGGGGCCACCACGAAATCCAGCGGGTCATCCCATACGGGCACGGCACGAATCAGCGAATGGGGTTCCGGTGCGAGGGTGATCACCGCCAGTTCGGCACGGCCATGGAGAATTTCGTCGTAGGCCACTTCTGAATCCAGAAACTGGATATCCAGTGCGACCTTGGGGTAGGTGCGGGTGAACTCGCGCAGCAGGGGGGGCAAACGGTGCAGGCCGATATGATGGCTGGTAGCCAGGGTCAGGCGTCCGCTGACCTCGCCGTTCAGGTTGTTCAGCGCCCGCCGGGTATCATCCAGCACATTGAGAATCTGATACGCCCGCGGCAGCAAGGCACGGCCCGCTTCGGTCAGGCTGACCTCACGGCCCAGGCGGTCGAACAACCTGAGCTTCAACTGCTGCTCGATGCTGGCGATGCGTTTGCTGATGGCGGGCTGGGTCAAAAACAGCCGCTCGGCGGCCCCGGAGAAACTTCCGGTTTCAGCTATGGCAATAAAGGCATTGAGATTCGCGAGATCCATCTATTCGAATTCCTGTTGGTTATCCAAAGCATGAAAATTATGAATTTGAGTTATTAACTGTAACGCCATAGGATCGACCTCACAAGCCAAGTGGTTATTGGCGCAGAAAAGTAGCTGATGAGGAAACCGTCTGATGGCCGGCAAAACGCTCTACGACAAGCTCTGGGATTCGCATTTGGTCAAGCAGCGCGACGATGGCTCGGCGCTGATCTATATCGACCGTCATATCATTCACGAAGTGACGTCGCCGCAAGCCTTTGAAGGCCTGCGTCTGGCCGGGCGCAAGCCTTGGCGCATCGATGCCAACATCGCGACCCCGGACCACAACGTACCGACCACGCCGGAGCGCAAAGGCGGGATCGAAGCGATTGCTGACGAAGTTTCCCGTTTGCAGGTCCAGACCCTCGACGACAACTGCGACGAGTACGGCATCACCGAGTTCAAGATGAACGACGTGCGCCAGGGCATCGTTCACGTGATCGGCCCGGAGCAGGGCGCCACCTTGCCGGGCATGACCGTGGTCTGCGGCGACTCGCACACGTCGACCCACGGCGCATTCGGTGCGTTGGCCCACGGTATCGGCACCTCCGAGGTTGAGCATGTGCTCGCCACTCAGTGCCTCGTCGCCAAGAAAATGAAGAACATGCTGGTGTCGGTTGAGGGGCAATTGCCGTTCGGCGTGACCGCCAAGGACATCGTGCTGGCAGTGATCGGCAAGATCGGTACTGCGGGCGGCAATGGCCACGCCATTGAGTTCGCCGGCAGCGCCATTCGCGACCTGTCGGTTGAAGGCCGCATGACCATCTGCAACATGTCCATCGAAGCCGGCGCCCGCGTAGGTTTGGTAGCGGCGGATCAAAAGACCGTCGATTACGTGAAGGGTCGTCCGTTCTCTCCTAAAGGTGCCGAGTGGGACATGGCAGTCGAAGCCTGGAAAGACCTGGTTTCCGACAGTGATGCAACCTTCGACACCGTGGTTGAACTCGACGCTGCCCAGATCAAGCCTCAAGTCAGCTGGGGCACTTCGCCCGAGATGGTATTGGCGGTTGATCAGAACGTGCCGGATCCGGCGAAGGAAGCCGACCTGGTCAAGCGCGGTTCGATCGAACGTGCGTTGAAGTACATGGGGTTGACGGCCAATCAGGCAATTACCGATATCCAGCTGGATCGCGTATTTATCGGCTCGTGCACCAACTCTCGAATCGAAGATTTGCGTGCTGCAGCCGTGATTGCCAAAGGCCGTAAAGTGGCGTCCACCATCAAGCAGGCGATCGTGGTACCGGGTTCGGGTCTGGTGAAAGCCCAGGCCGAGGCGGAAGGCCTGGACAAGATTTTCCTTGAAGCCGGTTTTGAATGGCGCGAGCCGGGTTGCTCGATGTGTCTGGCGATGAACCCGGACCGGCTGGAGTCGGGCGAGCATTGCGCCTCTACCTCCAACCGCAACTTCGAAGGCCGTCAGGGTGCCGGTGGGCGTACCCACCTGGTGAGCCCGGCCATGGCCGCCGCCGCCGCTGTAAACGGTCGTTTCATCGACGTCCGCGAATTGATCTAAGGAGCGCAGCATGAAAGCTTTTACTCAGCACACCGGGCTTGTCGCACCTCTGGATCGAGCCAACGTCGACACTGACCAGATCATTCCCAAGCAGTTTTTGAAGTCGATCAAACGTACCGGCTTTGGCCCGAACCTGTTTGACGAATGGCGCTACCTGGATGTGGGGCAGCCGTACCAGGACAACTCCAAGCGCCCGCTGAACAAGGATTTTGTGCTCAATGCCGAGCGTTATCAGGGCGCCAGCGTACTGTTGGCCCGTGAAAACTTCGGTTGCGGCTCCAGCCGTGAGCACGCGCCCTGGGCGCTGGAAGAGTACGGCTTTCGCAGCATCATCGCGCCGAGCTATGCCGACATCTTCTTCAATAACAGCTTCAAAAACGGTTTGTTGCCGATCATTTTGAGCGACGCTGAAGTGGATGAACTGTTTGCCCAGGTCGAAGCCGAGCCGGGTTACCAGCTCACCGTGGACCTTGAAGCACAAACCGTGACCCGTCCGGATGGCAAGGTGTTGAGCTTCGAGATAGACGCGTTTCGCAAGCATTGCCTGCTCAACGGTCTGGACGATATCGGCCTGACCTTGCAGGACGGCGATGCGATTGCCGTGTTCGAAAGCAAGCACCGCGCAAGCCAGCCGTGGTTGTTCCGCGACGCTTAACCCTGTAGCCGCTGCCGCAGGCTGCGAAAAGTTCCGCGGGAACTTCAAGCCTTTGAGGATTGCTGCGCAATCCATCGCAGCCTTCGGCAGCGGCTACACAGTCATTACTCAAGGAAGTTTTCATGACCAGCACCGCCCAGCACACTCAGGTTGTACAAAAACAGTTCGGCGAACAGGCTTCGGCCTATCTGAGCAGTGCCGTGCACGCGCAAGGCACAGAGTTCGGCCTGCTAAAGGCCGAGCTGGCCGGCAAGTCAGAGGCGCGGGTGCTGGATCTGGGCTGTGGCGCGGGCCATGTGAGTTTCCATGTGGCGGCACTGGTCAAGGAAGTGGTGGCTTACGACCTGTCGCAGCAAATGCTCGATGTCGTAAGCGCCGCCGCGATCGATCGCGAGCTGGGCAATATCAGTACCGTGTGCGGTGCGGCCGAGCGCCTGCCGTTTGCCGATGGTGAGTTCGACTACGTGCTCAGCCGTTATTCGGCGCACCACTGGAGCGACCTCGGCCTGGCCCTGCGTGAAGTGCGCCGGGTGCTCAAGCCGGGTGGGGTGGCAGCGTTTATCGATGTGATTTCTCCCGGCAGCCCGCTGTTCGACACCTATCTGCAAAGTGTCGAGGTGCTGCGCGACACCAGCCATGTGCGCGATTATTCGACGGCCGAGTGGCTGCGCCAGATCAGCGAAGCCGGTTTGCATACGCGCAGCACACAGCGTCAGCGTTTGCGTTTAGAGTTCAGCTCCTGGATCGAGCGCATGCGTACGCCGCAGGTCATGAGCGCGGCCATTCGCCAGTTGCAACAGTCGATGGGCGCGGAAGTTCGCGACTATTTCGACATTGAAGCCGATGGCTCGTTCAGTACAGATGTGCTGGTGCTTTGGGCTGAGAAGTAACCCTAAAAATTTCAGGATGCGCCCCCGGGGGCATCGACAGACAAGAAAGAGGAACCCATGAGCAAGCAGATTCTGATTCTCCCAGGCGACGGTATTGGTCCGGAAATCATGGCCGAAGCGGTCAAGGTGCTGGCGTTGGCCAACGACAAGTTCAACCTGGACTTTGAGCTGACCCATGACGTGATCGGCGGCGCAGCCATCGACAAGCATGGCGTGCCACTGGCGGATGAAACCCTTGAGCGTGCCCGTGTATCCGACGCGGTACTGCTGGGCGCCGTGGGTGGCCCTAAATGGGACAAGATCGACCGTGATATCCGCCCTGAGCGCGGCCTGCTGAAAATCCGTGCGCAATTGGGTCTGTTCGGCAACCTGCGTCCTGCGATCCTGTATCCGCAACTGGCGGATGCTTCGAGCCTC
This genomic stretch from Pseudomonas deceptionensis harbors:
- the codA gene encoding cytosine deaminase, yielding MNLINARLRHMDGLHTLSWENRVFTAITPQTASLTPGARDLDARGWLVIPPLVEPHIHLDATLTAGQPEWNMSGTLFEGIERWSQRKQTITLEDTRQRAHATLRMLAEHGIQHVRTHVDVTDPSLVALQAMLQVREEASHLIDLQIVAFPQEGIESYADGRALMERAVAMGADVVGGIPHFENTREQGVSSIHFLMDLAEKHGCLVDVHCDETDDPHSRFLEVLAEQARVRGMGSRVTASHTTAMGSYDNAYCSKLFRLLKQSGINFVSCPTESIHLQGRFDSFPKRRGVTRVAELDRAGMNVCFGQDSIMDPWYPLGNGAILRVLDAGLHICHMLGFEDLQRCLDLVTDNSARTLNLGDRYGLAVGRPASLVVLEATSDFEAVRLQAKPLLSVRGGQVVMTRTPQVVHLNA
- a CDS encoding LysR family transcriptional regulator, whose product is MDLDLARTFLEIVRYGSLVGAAEKLHVTQTAVTARVHKLESLLGVTLFIRNRAGARLTPEGEAFVVYANQLLQTWEAARRDLPRPEGLHQMLHIGGEVSLCNPLILSWAKALRQHLTTHALRVQIRDCEWLLRQLEMGLLDAVLVYQPAYWPGVQVEQLLEEKLIQIRRPDLPDPYVYVDWGDDFRRQHDAALPDKARAAISFNLGPVALHFILQNGGSGYFRTRVVQSYLDSGALERVPKAPEFSYPTYLVYSRERDSAALQQGIELLRDVVRHDSDWSQGWVPEI
- a CDS encoding AGE family epimerase/isomerase, with translation MTDLTRTSDSWLTSLPHQQWLRDQGQALVDFAKAARVPDGFAQLDCFGRRPDDAPANTVTTARMVHSFALAHIQGLPGCTPLIDHGLAALAGPLRDASHGGWFASAHGQDGNTRKEAYLHAFVALAASSAAVAGRGGADQLLSDAVQVLEEHFWSEPEGALLESFAGDWSDCEAYRGANSNMHGTEAFLALADVLDQDLWLNRALRIAERVIHQHAAQSHYLPIEHFDARWQPLPDYNQDNPADGFRPFGKTPGHAFEWARLLLHLEAARKQRGLPAPEWLLEDARQLFRSACQHGWNVDGNSGIVYTLDWNNQPVVRERLHWTLAEASAAAAALLQRTEEHEYEVWYQQFWDYIDLYMIDRQHGSWHHELGVDNQPTQKIWPGKPDLYHAYQATLLPRLPLAISLASALKLRR
- a CDS encoding TonB-dependent siderophore receptor, with amino-acid sequence MQRPNLNRTPLSIATQRQTVRRTLLTSAFVASVLLGSTMAQAAAVALNIPAQSLASALNELGKQANLQILYSPDQVQGIKSRSVLGSLEPVKALESLLQGSGISYQLNGDTVILSAHQGQGLELGATNISGQGMGTSLTTEDTHSYTTGASNSSTKLPLSIRETPQTVTVITRQLMDDQAAQSIGDVLRNAPGISTQAYDSDRMEYSARGYAITNFQYDGVNTLYDGVFDEGATKVDMALYDRVDIVKGATGLLSGSGEPSATVNLIRKKPTREFKASVTASAGSWDNYRTEGDISGPLNDDGSVRGRFVGVYQDADSYRDHYSKKNDVFYGIIEADLTPDTLFTFGMDYQNIKPRGSSWTGNPYYFSDYTKTDFSRSFNPATDWSRRDVQIQSTFAALEHRFANDWKVKGTLTQQTNDHDTLLGSASGGKPNPVTGDGMFFYWGKWEGHRVQNTFDLNATGPFTLFGREHELVVGATSQSSRQTGATFDGSEYRKLNSSIFDWNGKYPQPDFPKNGKYETNQNQNSAYIAARFKPADDWSIILGSRVSDFQYNSTYTYYQQTSTFQDNKTTSKQHGKVTPYAGVVYDINDTYSVYGSYTSIYKPVTEQSSSGTTLAPTEGNSYEIGLKGEYFDGRLNASAAVFRTEQKNVPIQTGTDVNTNLGIYESLDGATTNGIELELAGELMPDWNLMAGYTYAKTRSEDGKRVYGYPLETTKPENVARVFTTYRLPGVMNKVTVGGGVNWQSPFYGKIYNDAKGDSDFIEQQSYALVNLMTRYEYNEHLTFNLNANNVFDKKYLSGLGNFNTTYYGEPRSLMLTSKYTF